In Thermothelomyces thermophilus ATCC 42464 chromosome 4, complete sequence, a single genomic region encodes these proteins:
- a CDS encoding pectin lyase-like protein (hypothetical pectin lyase) — protein sequence MAPNVLSLATAALALASAAQAQCGSGSPHATVTGSGNSYTARVGSNQVYSGSDYREAIQKALDSISSGQRVAVLASGSIGASTITITSGKTFEGCGTIDVGNRAGRGAIESTDASDVKIPYLSMTGNPYFGLRFSGMRGLTLGNITMNLSGGLGIRFDRDRAPSSDVSMDVITVTGAGSHAVETWNIDRLTINKVIARNVGESGLLLQTTTNARVGLVDGDNVGTGTGYATFRMANNNGQKADGSYGTNVFVDRVVSRGGGRGVFCVSQSGAVEIGSVDLANNGNNAILIENCYNVNIKGGRVNGGGEVRISARSEFPNTRDVSITLQVDNTSVRESPCGENIRWSITGNAQQNIC from the coding sequence ATGGCTCCGAACGTCCTCTCGCTCGCCacggccgccctcgccctggCGTCGGCAGCGCAGGCCCAGTGCGGCTCCGGGTCCCCCCACGCCACGGTGACGGGGTCGGGCAACTCATACACGGCCAGGGTGGGCTCGAACCAGGTCTACTCGGGGTCCGACTACCGCGAGGCGATCCAGAAGGCGCTCGACTCCATCAGCAGCGGCCAGCGGGTGGCCGTGCTGGCGTCGGGCTCGATCGGGGCCAgcaccatcaccatcaccagcGGCAAGACCTTCGAGGGCTGCGGCACCATCGACGTGGGCAACCGAGCCGGGCGGGGCGCCATCGAGTCGACCGACGCGAGCGACGTCAAGATCCCCTACCTCAGCATGACGGGCAACCCCTACTTCGGCCTGCGCTTCTCGGGCATGCGCGGCCTAACCCTTGGCAACATCACCATGAACCTAAGCGGCGGCCTGGGCATCCGCTTCGACCGCGACCGGGCGCCCAGCTCCGACGTCAGCATGGACGTCATCACGGTCACGGGCGCCGGCAGCCACGCGGTCGAGACGTGGAATATCGACCGCCTGACCATCAACAAGGTCATCGCCCGCAACGTGGGCGAGTCGGGCCTGCTGCTGCAGACGACGACCAACGCCAGGGTCGGCCTGGTCGACGGCGACAACGTCGGCACCGGCACGGGCTACGCCACCTTCCGCATGGCCAACAACAACGGCCAGAAGGCGGACGGCAGCTACGGCACCAACGTGTTCGTCGACCGCGTCGTCTCGCGAGGTGGTGGCCGCGGCGTCTTCTGCGTCTCGCAGTCGGGCGCCGTCGAGATCGGCTCGGTCGACCTGGCCAACAACGGCAACAACGCGATCCTCATCGAGAACTGCTACAACGTCAACATCAAGGGCGGCAGAgtcaacggcggcggcgaggtccGCATCTCGGCCCGCAGCGAGTTCCCCAACACCAGGGACGTCTCCATCACCCTCCAGGTCGACAACACCTCGGTCCGCGAGTCCCCCTGCGGCGAAAACATCCGCTGGTCCATCACCGGCAATGCCCAACAGAACATTTGCTAG